A window from Triticum aestivum cultivar Chinese Spring chromosome 6D, IWGSC CS RefSeq v2.1, whole genome shotgun sequence encodes these proteins:
- the LOC123140949 gene encoding F-box/kelch-repeat protein At3g23880, with the protein MTASRRRRRAPLPVAGPLEDDDLLSEILLRLPPEPSSLPRASAVCKRWLLLVSDPGFVRRFRRHHRHSPPLIGCFTHDPKGISFTPSMDSPDRVPAGRFSLQLDHRLLCSVLGCCHGLVLISNKWKRRVIVWDPVTGDQHHIAIPHWFNVIANPIQGAVLRAADEDHHFQVVLLEADDQNTRAIVCVYSSETGLWGNIIFTSIPSKEYRNLYSYYTMSLLGMPAVLVGNSLYWRLAVGSYTILEFDLERQSLGVIQVPVDISEAKIDFTLMRAEGGGLGLLSVSGFTAKLWKRKTDYDGIASWGMGRTVELDKLLSLNSEKERRRPLTVIGFAEENNVVILLAADGVFTVQLESLQFRKLDVPSNRVHHHPFESVYARGT; encoded by the exons ATGacggccagccgccgccgccgccgtgcccccttGCCGGTGGCTGGGCCGCTGGAAGACGACGACCTCCTCtcggagatcctcctccgcctccccccgGAGCCTTCCTCACTCCCCCGCGCATCCGCCGTCTGCAAGCGCTGGCTCCTCCTCGTCTCCGACCCCGGCTTCGTCCGTCGCTTCCGCCGCCACCACCGACACAGCCCTCCCCTTATCGGCTGCTTCACCCACGACCCGAAAGGCATCTCCTTCACACCTTCCATGGATTCCCCCGATCGTGTCCCCGCCGGACGCTTCTCCTTGCAGCTCGACCACAGATTGCTCTGCTCTGTCCTCGGCTGCTGCCATGGCCTCGTGCTCATCTCCAACAAATGGAAGAGGCGAGTCATTGTGTGGGATCCCGTCACCGGCGACCAGCACCACATTGCCATTCCCCATTGGTTCAATGTGATTGCAAACCCGATCCAGGGGGCTGTGCTTCGTGCAGCCGACGAGGACCACCACTTCCAGGTGGTCTTGTTAGAGGCCGACGATCAAAATACACGAGCCATTGTCTGCGTTTACTCCTCAGAGACTGGCTTATGGGGTAATATCATCTTTACATCGATTCCATCCAAGGAATATAGGAATCTTTATTCCTATTACACCATGTCTTTGTTGGGCATGCCGGCTGTGCTGGTTGGGAATTCCCTTTACTGGCGTCTTGCTGTTGGTTCCTATACTATTCTCGAGTTTGATTTGGAGAGGCAGAGCCTAGGTGTGATACAAGTGCCTGTAGATATATCTGAAGCGAAGATTGACTTCACGCTTATGCGGGCTGAGGGTGGCGGGCTGGGTTTACTCTCTGTGTCAGGCTTTACCGCCAAATTGTGGAAGAGGAAAACTGATTATGATGGTATTGCATCATGGGGGATGGGAAGAACTGTTGAATTGGATAAGCTACTTTCCCTGAATTCAGAGAAGGAGAGAAGGAGGCCCCTTACGGTAATAGGGTTTGCAGAGGAAAATAATGTGGTGATCCTGTTGGCGGCTGATGGTGTCTTCACGGTCCAGCTTGAGTCATTGCAATTCAGGAAACTTGACGTACCCAGCAACAGGGTTCATCATCACCCATTTGAAAGTGTCTATGCTAGAG GTACCTAA